The genomic segment ATCCGGTCGACGAGCGGGCCGGGCCGGTCGAGTCCGGGCTGTGGCGCCAACTCGGCCAGCTCGCCCGAGTCGGCCGAGTCGCCGCCGAGTCGGCCCGCGCCGGACTCGACCACCGCGTTCCCGTCCCCGGCCATGTTCTCCTCCGTCTCCTCGCCGTTCTGCGAGGGCGCCAGCAGACCCAGCAGATGCCGCAGGTCGGTCATCGCGCCGCGCCCCGCGTCCTCGACGGCCAGCAGCGCCGCCGCGGCCTCGTCCGGCATGGTGCCCAGCACCTCGCGGGCCGCCCCCGCCTGGACCACCATGAGGCTGACGTTGTGGCTGACGATGTCGTGCAACTCCCGCGCGATACGGTCGCGTTCGGCCACGACCGCGGCCGACGCGGCACTCTCCCGCTCCCGTTCGAGCAACCAGCCGCGCTCGCCCACGGCCCTCTGCCAGCGCCGCCGTGTACGCACCAGCTCCACCGCCAGCCAGGCCGCGACCGCGCACGCCACCGCCAACGCCGCTGTCGTCGCGTCAACCCCCCACTCCCACATGGGGTTCACCTTCGCAGACCGGTGCGCCGCTCCGCATCGGCCCAGGGATGCGGGCCCCTGCATCTCCGGGATGCTCATCGACGACCTGTCGGCGCTCGACAACGTGGCGCTGGCCGCCCAGTTGACCGGCACCCCGTCCCGGCAGGCCCGCCGCCGCGCGCTGGAACTGTTCGACGAGCTCGGCATCGCCGACCGGCGCAACGCCTACCCGGCGGTCCTCAGCGGCGGCGAGCGACAACGCGTCGCCGTGGCACGGGCGTTGATGAACCGGCCGGCCCTGCTGCTGGCCGACGAGCCGACCGGCGCGCTGGACAGCCGGTCCGGAGAACAGGTGATGGACCTGCTGCTCGACCTCAACCAGATCGGCCAGACGCTGATCCTGGTGACCCACGACGAGCATCTGGCCCGCCGCTGTGCCAGCCGTCTGGTCGAGTTCGCCGACGGCCGGGTGACCGGCGAGCACACCCTGGAGCCGTCCGCATGAGGGCGGTGTGGCGCGCCGCGCGCGCGGCGGTACGGCGGCGCAGGCTGCAGACGCTGGTCATCGGTCTGGTCACGCTGACCTCGACGGCGGCGATCGTGGTGGCGCTCGGTCTGGTCGACGCGGCCTCGTCCCCGTTCGACAAGGCCTTCGGCGAGCAGCGCGGCCCGCATGTCATCGCCGCGTTCGATCCCGCGAAGGTCTCGGACGGCCGACTGACGCGGGCGGCCCGGCAGTCCGGTGTGGCGGCGACCGCCGGTCCCTTCGCCCAGGCCACCGTGGAGCTGCCGAGGGAGGCCATGGACTTCGGCCTCGGCGGCGAGCTCACCGTCATGGGCCGGTCCGAACCCGGCGGCCCGGTGGACCGGTTGGACGTGTGGGCGGGCCGTTGGGCCACCGGGCCGGGCGAGGTCGTCCTCAACCGGCCGTCGGACCGGACGGCGGACGACCTGGGCAAGAAGCTCCGGGTGCCCTCGGGTCCGGCCCTCACCGTCGTCGGCTTCGTCTTCGACCTGAGCCGGACCGCCGACGCCTGGGTGGCACCCGGGCAGATCGCAGCCCTGAACCCCACCGCCACCCAGATGCTGTTCCGCTTCACGGACGCCTCGTCGGAGAACCGGCTCCGCACGCACCTCGCCACGGTCACCGAGGAGTTGCCGAAGAACGCGCTGACCGGCTCACGGTCGTACCTCACCCTCAGGGAGCAGATAGGCAGTTCGGCGCGGGCGTACGCCCCCTATCTGCTGGCCTTCGGCGTCCTCGGCATCGTGGTGGCCGTGCTCATCGTCGCCAATGTGGTGAGCGGCGCGGTGATCTCCGGCTTCCGGCACATCGGCATCCTCAAGGCACTGGGGTTCACGCCGGGACAGGTGGTGGCCGTCTACCTCGTGATGATCTCCGTCCCCGCGGTGCTCGGCTGCGCGCTCGGGACCGTCGCGGGCAATCTGGCGGCACGGCCCCTGCTCCGGTTCGCGTTCACGGGACCGGACGCGGGGGTCTTCCACAGCAGTGTCTCGCTCGCTCCCTGGGTGAACGTGCTCGCTCTGACCGGCATGCCCACCGTGTGCCTCCTCGCCGCGCTCGCGCCCTCGGTGCGCGCCCACCGGTTGTCCGCCGCGCGGGCGATCAGCGCGGGCAGCGCGCCGCGCGCCGGTCGGGCGCTCGGCGTCCAGCGCCGGCTGGCGGCCAGCCGACTGCCGCGCTCGGTAAGCCTGGGTCTGGGGCTGCCGTTCGCCCGCCCCGGCCGCAGTGCCCTCACACTCGCCGCCGTGGTCCTCGGTGTGACCACCGTGACGTTCGCGACCGGCCTGGCCACAACGATGGACCGGCTCGGCAACGCGGGCCGCGACGCCTACCAAGTCACCGTCTACGTGGGCAGGTACGACAACGGCAAGGAGAGGAAGCCGGACCACGACGACCTCGAACTGCACTCCCTGCTGCGCTCACTGCCCGACGCGCGCGAGGTCACCGCCAGGGCGAACACGGAAGCCCGCCTGGCGGGTTCCGCGGAGAAGCTGATGCTCGAAGCCCGCCGAGGCGACCGGTCACAGCTGGACAGCGTGCTCACCGAGGGCCGTTGGATCCGGGGCACCGGTGAGGTCGTGGCCGGATCGGCCTTCCTGCGCCGGAACGGGCTGCGCGTCGGCGACCACCTCCGGGTGGAGAAGGGCGATCGCGGTGCGAACGTGGTCGTCGTCGGGGAGTTCATGGAGACCAACGCCCGTGTCGTCGTGGTCGACTGGTCGACCATGGGGTCCGTGGCCCCGCGGGAGAAGCCCATCGCCTACCACGTCAAGCTCCGTGACGGCGCCGACCAGAACGCCTACGCGCGGGCGGCCGGTGCGGCCGACCCGGGGCTCAGCCCGTCGCCGACCGGCGCCAACTCCGTCACCGGGACCATCATCGGCTCGGCCACCGCACTCACCTTCCTGCTCGCCGTGGTCGCGTCCCTCGGCGTGTTCAACACGGCCGTCCTCAACACCCGCGACCGCCGCCGCGACCTGGGCATGCTCAAGTCGATCGGCATGACACCACGCCAGGTCACGGTGATGACGGTGGCCTCGATGGCACTGCTCGGCGCCCTCGGCTCGCTCCTCGGCATCCCGCTCGGCATGGCGGGCCATCAGCTGGTCGTACCGCGCATGGCGGACGCGGTCGACATCACCCTGCCCTCGTACATGACGGACGTCTGGCACGCCCCGGCCCTGGCCGGCCTCGCCCTCGCGGGCCTCGTCATCGCCGTCCTGGGCGCGTACGTCCCGGCACGCCGCGCGGCGCGGCTCACGATCGCGGAGGTGCTGCACAACGAGTGAGGCGGCACCTCATCGGGTGAGAGAGCCGCCTGGAAGCATCCAGGGCGACGGCGCCTGTCGGATTCCGGCCCTCACCCGGTCCCGATCAGACCCGCGCCCCGGCGGCTCTCCACCCCGGGTCGAGGGGGAACCCGCCTGCGGTGCCCCGTGGCCCGTGCCCCGTGCCCCGCGCCCCCGTCCAGGATCGAAAGGATCTCGGCAGATGACGGTCCAGAACGACGCCGCGCACGACCGGCTGATCCACCGGCGCGGCGACGCGCCCGGCACCGCCCGTCAGCTCGTCCTGGAGACCGGCGCCGGTTTCCATACCCCGGCGTGATCAGGTGGCCCATGGAGAACGCCGTGCGGTACACCGCCGGGGTGCATCCGGTGCGGGTCAGTCCCGACCACCCGGAGGCCCCCGCCGACCTCGGGGACCCGGTCCTGGCCGTACCGTTCGGGGCGGACCTGCTTCTGGGCACGCTCGCCACGTGAGGACGCGCGGTCGTGCCCGGAGTACATCGACCCCTCAGGACGTGATGCACCCATGACAGAACTCTCGGAAGCGACGATCGCGGTCACCGGAGCCACGGGACACCTCGGCGGGCGTGTTGCCCGCCTCCTGGCCGAGCGGGGCGAAGCGCAGCGGCTGCTGGTGCGCAGCCCCGAGCGGGCACCGAAGCTGCCCGGCGCGACGGTGCTCCCCGGCGGTTTCGGCGACCGTGACGCCGTCGTACGCTGCCTCACCGGTGCGCGGACCGTGTTCATGGTGTCCGCCTCCGAGAGCGCCGACCGGGTCGACCAGCACAAGGCCTTCGTCGACGCGGCCGTGGAGGCGGGCGTCGGGCACCTGGTGTACGTGTCCTTCTTCGGTGCCGCGCCCGAGGCCGCCTTCACCCTCGCGCGCGACCACTTCCACACCGAGGAGCGCATCCGGGCGAGCGGCCTGGACCACACCTTCCTGCGCGACAACCTCTACGCGGAGGTCATTCCCCACCTGGCCGGAGAGGACGGCGTCATCCGTGGTCCCGCCGGGCAGGGGCGGGCCGCCTTCGTCTCCCGGGACGACATCGCCGACGCCGCGGTGACGGTCCTGACCCGGCCCGCCGACCACGCCGGTATGACCTACGACCTGACCGGCCCCGAGTCGCTCACGCTGGACGAGGCGGCGGCGATCCTCTCCGAGCACCTCGGGAGCCCCGTCCGCTACCACCCCGAGACGATCGAGGAGGCGTACGCCTCCCGTGCCTCCTACGGCGCCCCGCCCTGGCAAGTGGACGCCTGGGTCTCCACCTACACGGCCATCGCGACCGGCGAAATGGACGGCGTCAGCAGCGCCGTCCCCGATCTCACCGGCCACCCCGCCCGCTCCCTCGCCGACGTCCTCCGTACCCTCCCCTGACGATGTGACGGACCCGGCCCCCGGACCCCAGCCCCCGGACGAAGGACGACGGACGACGGACGACGGCTCGACCTGACACGAGGCCCGGCCTTCGGCGTCGCCGCCGGCAACCTGATCGGTAGGGGGATGCTGCCGCCGGACTTCACCGAGGGCTCGCCGCGTCCCTCTCCGCCGCGGCGGCATCCCGCCGTACGTCGTCCGCCGCGCCCGAGCCGGTCCTGAAGCGGCACGAACGCCGCGCGACGACCTCACGTCCGTCCGGGGGCTCCCGTGCGCAGGCCGCGCATGACGAGGTCGAAGAGGCGGGCGGCTCGGGGTCGCCAGTCACCCTGGGGGTCCAGCTGCCAGATGCCGGCGATGGCGAGGACGAAGTCGTCGGCGGTCACGCCCGGGCGGATGGTGCCGGCTTCACGGTTGGCCTCAAGCAGGAGTTCGACCGCGGCGACCAGGAGCGGGTAGCCGGGTTTCGCCGGGCCTCCCGCCGCGGCCGTGGCCCGGCGCAGCGCGTCCGCCAGACCGGCCTTGGCCGTGGCGTAGCGGGCGAGGCCGTCCATCCATTCCCGCAGGGCCTGGTCGGGCTCCCGGGTGCGCAGCAACTCGTCGGCGCTGTCAACGAGTTGCCGCACCTCCTGGCGGTGCACCTCCAGGACGAGGGCCTCACGGTTGGGGAAGTTGCGGTAGAAGGTGGCCTGCCCGACTCCCGCCTTCCTGGCGATCGTGCTGAGCGGGACGTCGGCGCAACGCGACAGTTCGGTCAGCGCCACCTCCAGGATGCGCTCACGATTCCGCTGCGCGTCGGACCGCTGGGCCGCCTGACTCGTCGACACCACTCGCCCTCCCCTCGCACTGACGCACACCTGTCTACTTAGGCATACCTTACCGCGAGCCGCGACCAGCGCGGACGCGCTCTCACGGTGCGCACCGCTGCGAGAACCGTCGTCACGTGAGAACCATCGTCACGTGAGAACCGTCGCCATGGTGATCG from the Streptomyces sp. NBC_00310 genome contains:
- a CDS encoding sensor histidine kinase, with the protein product MWEWGVDATTAALAVACAVAAWLAVELVRTRRRWQRAVGERGWLLERERESAASAAVVAERDRIARELHDIVSHNVSLMVVQAGAAREVLGTMPDEAAAALLAVEDAGRGAMTDLRHLLGLLAPSQNGEETEENMAGDGNAVVESGAGRLGGDSADSGELAELAPQPGLDRPGPLVDRISFAGLPVEVRISGDPRPLPQGIDVTAYRIVQEALTNALRHGDGGKAEVTVRYADHALRVEVLNTGPSVLTGGDPTRPHPARTAPRHRDGTGRGLLGLRERVAVYGGDLDARRRLGGGYRVRARLPLDRP
- a CDS encoding ABC transporter ATP-binding protein produces the protein MGFTFADRCAAPHRPRDAGPCISGMLIDDLSALDNVALAAQLTGTPSRQARRRALELFDELGIADRRNAYPAVLSGGERQRVAVARALMNRPALLLADEPTGALDSRSGEQVMDLLLDLNQIGQTLILVTHDEHLARRCASRLVEFADGRVTGEHTLEPSA
- a CDS encoding ABC transporter permease, with translation MRAVWRAARAAVRRRRLQTLVIGLVTLTSTAAIVVALGLVDAASSPFDKAFGEQRGPHVIAAFDPAKVSDGRLTRAARQSGVAATAGPFAQATVELPREAMDFGLGGELTVMGRSEPGGPVDRLDVWAGRWATGPGEVVLNRPSDRTADDLGKKLRVPSGPALTVVGFVFDLSRTADAWVAPGQIAALNPTATQMLFRFTDASSENRLRTHLATVTEELPKNALTGSRSYLTLREQIGSSARAYAPYLLAFGVLGIVVAVLIVANVVSGAVISGFRHIGILKALGFTPGQVVAVYLVMISVPAVLGCALGTVAGNLAARPLLRFAFTGPDAGVFHSSVSLAPWVNVLALTGMPTVCLLAALAPSVRAHRLSAARAISAGSAPRAGRALGVQRRLAASRLPRSVSLGLGLPFARPGRSALTLAAVVLGVTTVTFATGLATTMDRLGNAGRDAYQVTVYVGRYDNGKERKPDHDDLELHSLLRSLPDAREVTARANTEARLAGSAEKLMLEARRGDRSQLDSVLTEGRWIRGTGEVVAGSAFLRRNGLRVGDHLRVEKGDRGANVVVVGEFMETNARVVVVDWSTMGSVAPREKPIAYHVKLRDGADQNAYARAAGAADPGLSPSPTGANSVTGTIIGSATALTFLLAVVASLGVFNTAVLNTRDRRRDLGMLKSIGMTPRQVTVMTVASMALLGALGSLLGIPLGMAGHQLVVPRMADAVDITLPSYMTDVWHAPALAGLALAGLVIAVLGAYVPARRAARLTIAEVLHNE
- a CDS encoding SDR family oxidoreductase; the protein is MTELSEATIAVTGATGHLGGRVARLLAERGEAQRLLVRSPERAPKLPGATVLPGGFGDRDAVVRCLTGARTVFMVSASESADRVDQHKAFVDAAVEAGVGHLVYVSFFGAAPEAAFTLARDHFHTEERIRASGLDHTFLRDNLYAEVIPHLAGEDGVIRGPAGQGRAAFVSRDDIADAAVTVLTRPADHAGMTYDLTGPESLTLDEAAAILSEHLGSPVRYHPETIEEAYASRASYGAPPWQVDAWVSTYTAIATGEMDGVSSAVPDLTGHPARSLADVLRTLP
- a CDS encoding TetR/AcrR family transcriptional regulator, which codes for MSTSQAAQRSDAQRNRERILEVALTELSRCADVPLSTIARKAGVGQATFYRNFPNREALVLEVHRQEVRQLVDSADELLRTREPDQALREWMDGLARYATAKAGLADALRRATAAAGGPAKPGYPLLVAAVELLLEANREAGTIRPGVTADDFVLAIAGIWQLDPQGDWRPRAARLFDLVMRGLRTGAPGRT